CGACATGTGGCTCCTAAAGAAGCACGGCCTGCCCTTTATGTACTGGAACCTGATGCTCAAGGGTCGGGCATAAATATCCTGGGGGGGTATTTGACAAATACCCCTAGGGGATATATCCTGGCTGCAGGAGGTTAGCAGATGCTTTTTAAGCAGATTTACGAGGAAGGACTAGCCCAGGGCAGTTACTTTATCGGCTGTCAGTCGGCGGGTACCGCTGTGGTGGTAGACCCTCGGCGGGATATCCAGGTCTATCTGGATGAAGCCCAAAAAAACGGCATGAAGATTGTGGCCATCACCGAGACCCACATCCACGCCGACTACCTTTCGGGGGCCCGCGAGCTGGCCCAGGCCACCGGGGCCAAGCTCTACCTCTCCGACGAGGGCGACGAAAACTGGAAATACAAGGGCTTGGAGGGCTTCGACTACCAGCTTGTGCGCGATGGCGACCAGATCAAACTGGGCAACATCACCCTCACCGTGCTGCACACCCCCGGCCACACCCCCGAGCACATCAGTTTTCTGGTGCAAGACGGAGCTGCCGCCAGCGAGCCCGGCTTCATTCTGACCGGCGACTTTGTATTTGTGGGCGACATTGGCCGCCCCGATCTCTTGGAAGAGGCCGCGGGCATCGTGGGCACCGCCGAGCCCGGCGCACGGCGCATGTTCAAGAGCCTCAAGGAAAAGTTCCTCACCCTGCCCGACTACGTGCAGGTCTGGCCCGGCCACGGCGCGGGCAGCGCCTGCGGCAAAGGGCTGGGGGCCGTCGCCAGCACCACCGTGGGCTACGAGCGGCGCTTCGCCTGGTGGGCCGACTACCTGCGTAACAATGACGAGGAAGGCTTCGTCAAGGCCCTGCTCTCCGGCCAGCCCGAGGCCCCCTACTACTTCGCCCAGATGAAGCGCATGAACCGCGACGGGATGCCCATCCTGGGCGACCTCAAGGAGCCACATCTCTTTACGCCCGAGCAGTTCCGGCAAAAGCTGGCCGAAGGGGCTCTACTGGTAGACACCCGCGACAAGCTGGCCTTTGCCGGGGGGCACCTCGAGGGGGCCATCAACATCCCGGCGGGCAAGAGCTTCTCGACCTGGGCCGGCTGGCTGTTGCCCTACGACCGCGACCTGATCCTGCTGGCCGGCCCTGAGCGGTTACCCGAACTCGTCAAGCAGCTTATCCGCATTGGGCTGGATCGGGTGGTGGGGTATATCCCGAGCCTCGAGGGCTACGTGCAAGGCGAACTCGAGACCGTGCCGCAGATTACCGCTGCCGAGGCCAAGGCCCGCTGGGAAAAGGGCGAGGTGGCCATTCTGGACGTGCGGGGGGCCGACGAGTACCAGGCCGGTCACATCCCCGGCGCCCAAAATATCCACGCCGGACGGGTGATGAACAACCTGAACCGCATTCCCAAGGACAAGCCGGTAGTGGTGCACTGCCTGGGTGGTGACCGCTCTTCCACCGCCATCAGCGCGCTAATGGGAGCCGGCTTTAGCAACCTGATCAACCTCACCGGGGGCATCCGGGCCTGGCAGCAGGAAGGCTTCCCGGTGGAAAAAGGCCCGGCCCGCACGCTGGTGAACGCATAGCCACACCCCCAAGCCTTTCCCACCGAGCCCTCGGCGCAGGCTGGGGGCTCCCCCTGCGAAAAACCATGAACCTTAGTGCCAAAACCGCCTACCAAACTTTAGAACGCTACCAAGTGGTGGACATCCGCGAGCCCGAGGAGTGGGCCGACGGCGTGCTGCCGGGGGCCCTGCGCCTGCCGCTGTCCAAGCTGGCCGGCCTGGCTCCCTTGTACCTCGAGCGCGACCAACCGGTTCTGCTCTACTGCCGCAGCGGCAACCGCTCACAGGAAGGGCTGCAAACCCTGCGCCGCCTGGGGCACCCCAGGGTCTGGCACCTCGAGGGCGGCATCAAGGCCTGGTGCGAGGCCGGTATTCCTTGCGCCAGCCCGGTCTAGCCAGTTTAGGGAGGAAACCCATGCTCACCGTACCTTACAAAGACATCAGCCCCCAAGAAGCCCGCAAGCTGCAAGAAGAAAACGCCCTCTTCGTGGATGTGCGCGAACCCGAGGAGTTTGCCCAGGTGCGCATCGAGGGGGCCGAACTCATTCCACTGTCGGAGTTTGCCGGGCGCTTCTCGGAGATTCCCCAGGACAAACCCGTAGTGCTCTACTGCCGCAGCGGCAACCGCAGCGCTCAGGCCGCAGGCTGGCTTTCGGCCAAGGGGTATTCCAACCTGCTGAACCTGGACGGGGGCATTATGGCCTGGTACCAGGCCGGGTTGCCACTGGACACCCAGCCCCTGGAAGCCACCTATCAGGACACCGCCTTCACCGAGCTGACCCCCCACGAGGCCCAGCAGTGGATTCAGGAGGGTGCTTATGTGGTGGATGTGCGCGAACCCTACGAGTACGCCATGGGGCACGTGCCAGGCGCGGTGAACATCCCCCTGGGGCGTTTTGTGGCGGAGTCTAAGAACCTGCCCAAAGACCGTAGGCTGGTGCTGGTCTGCGCCTCAGGCAACCGTTCCTCACAGGCTTCGGAGTTCCTGGTGGGCCAGGGCTTTGATGGCGCTAAGGTGGGGAACCTCGAGGGTGGCACCTACGGCTGGATGAGCGCAGGGTTTGAGGTGGCACGTTGATCGGCTGGCTCCAAAACCTGTTGGGCGGCGGGGCGTCGGTGGGCCGCCTGAGCCCGCTCGAGGCGCAGGAAAAAGCCAAAGCCGGGGCCATTATCCTGGACGTGCGCACCCCCTTAGAACGCCAGGAAGGCAAAATTCCCGGCTCACAGGCCCTCCCCCTGGACAAACTGGCCAGCGAGTGGGAGAAGCTACCCAAGCACAAAGAAATCATCTGCCAGTGCCGCAGCGGCAGCCGCAGCGCCAGCGCAGCGCGGTTTCTCGCCAGCAAGGGCTTCAAGGCCTACAACCTGGTGGGCGGGATTGAAGCCTGGAAGCGGCAGAAGCTCCCGGTGAAGTGATGCACGACGTTTTCCCCAACGAGCTTTCCCTCTGGCAAAAGCAGGGCGCGCTGCTGTTGGACGTACGCTCGCCCTTGGAGTACGCCAGCGGGCACGTCCCCGGTTCGGTCAATATCCCTCTTGAGCAGCTTTTGGATCACCTGGCGGCCCTGAAAAGCCCCCTTGTTACCATCTGCGCTACCGGTAGCCGGGCCGGCCTGGCCGCCGAGGTATTGGAATATGAGGGTTTTGAGGTGGGCAAGCTGGTGAGCGGTCTTCAGGGGTATGTGGCCCAGGGTTACCGGCTCGAGCGCTCCTCTCTGCCCTCCCCTGCTCCACAAGCGGTCGAAGCGGCCTTCAGGCCCGAGGAGGCCCCATGTTCTTAGCCTGGATGGGTGCCATTCTGATCGGCCTGGCCCTGGGGATGCTGGGCTCGGGGGGCTCCATCCTGACCGTACCCATCCTGGTGTACCTGGTGGGCGAGCCCGACAAGCTGGCCATCGCCGAGTCGCTGGCTATCGTGGGCCTGATTGCCCTGGCCGGAGCCATTCCCTACGCCCTCAAGGGCCTCATTGACTGGCGCAACGTGCTGTTTTTTGGCATCCCGGGCATGGCGGGAACCTACCTGGGGGCTTATTTCTCGAAGTGGGTGCCGGGGGTCTGGCAGCTAGGGCTGTTTGCGGTGGTGATGCTGCTGGCGGCCTATATGATGTTCCGCCCGCCTAGGCTCGAGGCCAACCCCCAGAAGCGCTCCTACCTCAAAATCATCCTGGATGGTCTGGTGGTGGGCGTGCTCACCGGGCTGGTGGGGGTGGGTGGAGGGTTTCTGATTGTGCCGGCCCTGGTGCTTCTGGGCGGGCTGCCCATGCACCTGGCGGTGGGCACCAGCCTGCTGATCGTGGCTATGAAGTCGGCCAGCGGCTTTTACAAATACCTGCACCTGCTGCCCGAACAGGGCTACACCGTGCACTGGGACATCGTGCTGCTGTTTGCCGTGCTGGGCATTGTGGGTAGCTTGTTTGGCGGGCGGATAGCCGCTGCCATCCCCCAGCTCACCCTGCGGCGCAGCTTTGCTGGGTTTTTGGTGCTGATGGGGGTGTTTATCCTCTGGCAGAACCTGCCCAAGGTACTGCACGGCTAAGAAGCCAGCATCGCCCGCAGCGCATCCGCAGCCGGGTTGCCGGCCTCGCTGGGGTAGATAAGCCAAAAAAGCCGCCTGAGCTCCATGCCCCTAACCCGCAAGGCCCGCAGGTTGCCCACCTTCACGTTGGGTCGCACCACCACGTTGGATACGATGCCCACCCCGGCCCCCTCGAGCACCAGCCGCTTGGTGACTTCGTGGTTGTCGGTGTAGAAGACCGGGTTAATCTCCAGCCCAGCCTGTTCTAGAGCCGAGCCAAACACCCGAAAGGTCATGGCCCCCGGCTCCCGCACAATCAGCGGCACCTCGGCCAAGCGCTCGGGGTCTATTTCTTCTTTTTTGGCCCAGGGGTGCTCCGGGGGCACAATCACCACCAGTTCGTCCTCGTAAAACAGCTTGCGCTCAAAGCCCTCGAGGTGTTCTACCGCCTCGACCACGGCCAGCTCCACCTCGCCTTGCACCAGTCGCTGGGTGAGGCGCTCGGAGCTACCGCTCTCCAACTTGATGCGAATCTCGGGGTAGAGCCGCTTAAACTCGGTCAGGTAGCGGGGGAGCACATATACCGCCATGGTGGTCGAAGCACCAATCTCCACTCGCCCGCGCTCGAGGCGCTCCAAAGCCTGAGCGGCTTGCATAAACTCCTCTAATGCTTCCACTGCCCGCCTGGCTTCGGGCAGCAAGTCCTGGCCGGTTTTGCTCAGTACCAGCCGGCGGCCCTGGCGGTGAAACAAGGGTTGACCCAGCAGGGTCTCGAGGGCCCGTAGGTGCTGGCTAACCCCCGGCTGGGTCATGCCCAAACTCAGGGCTGCGCGGCCCACGCTGCCCTCCTGTACCACACACAAAAATACCCGCAGGGCCTGGGGGTTGGGAAAGGGGCGTCGCTCTAGCATAAGCATATATTATCAAAATCCACCAAAATAAACTTGCACTATTTATCACAAGTACCTACCCTAGACCTACCAAGGAGGTGATGCATGCTAGCTGTTGAGCGCCCTACCCGCAACCTGTCGCTAGACCTGTTGCGTAGCACCGAGGCCGCCGCCTTGGCGGCAGCCCGCTGGGTGGGGCTAGGTAACAAAAACGACGGCGACCAGGCCGCAGTAGATGCCATGCGTCTGCTGCTCGCCACCATCCCCATGCGAGCCCGGGTGATAATCGGCGAAGGCGAAAAGGACAAAGCCCCCATGCTCTACAACGGCGAGGAGGTCGGCACTGGCGAGGGCCCCGAGACCGAGCTGGCGGTAGACCCCATCGAGGGTACAAGGCTGGTAGCCCATGGACGGGGCGGAGCCATCAGTGTGATTGCCGCCGCCGAGAAGGGGGGGCTTTTTAACCCCGGCCCCGGCTTCTATGCGGCCAAGCTGGTGGTGGGCCCGCAGGCCAAGGAGGCTATCAACCTTGCAGCTAGCCCGGAGGAGAACCTGCGCGCCATAGCCAAGGCTCTGGGCAAACGGGTGCGCGAACTCACGGTATTTGTGCTGGACAAGCCCCGCCACGCCCGGCTTATAGACCAGATTCGCCATGCCGGGGCGCGGGTCAGCCTGCACACCGACGGGGATGTGGCCGGAGCCCTGGCGGCGGTGCTGCCCGACACCGGCATTGATGTGCTGATGGGCACCGGGGGCACACCCGAAGGGGTGATTGCCGCAGTGGCGGTCAAGGCCCTGGGCGGGGGGATGCAGATGCGCCTCGACCCCCAGAGCGAGGAGGAGCGCTGGGCCCTGGTGAACAGCGAGTACAGCACCCAGCGGGTCTATACCCTGGACGAACTCTGTCCCGCCGAGGACACCCACTTTGCCGCCACCGGCATCACCGATGGGCAGTTTTTGCGCGGGGTACGCTACCGCGATACCCATGCCATCACCCATAGCCTGGTGATCCGGGGCCACACCGGCACTTTGCGCTACATCGAGTCATACCACCGCCTGGAGAAACTACGGGCTATCAGTGGAGAGCTTTACTAATAGGAGGTTTTTTATGATCAAAGACAAAGAGGCCAAGTACAAAAAGGGCGGGGTGGTGGAGTACCGCCAGATGGGCTACTGGCAGCCCGACTACGAACCCAAAGACACCGATACCATCGCCCTCTTCCGTATCACCCCGCAGCCGGGGGTGGAGCCCGAGGAGGCCGCCGCAGCGGTAGCGGGGGAGTCTTCTACCGCGACCTGGACGGTGGTCTGGACCGACCGGCTGACCACCCTCGAGCGCTACCAGGCCAAGGCCTACCGGGTAGAGCCGGTGCCCGGCAACCCCGAGCAGTACTTCGCCTGGATTGCCTACGACCTGGCCCTCTTCGAGGAAGGCTCCATTGCCAACATGACCTCCTCCATCATCGGCAACGTCTTCGGCTTCAAGGCGCTCAAGGCACTGCGGCTGGAAGACCTGCGGGTGCCGGTGGCCTACCTCAAAACCTTTTTGGGGGCCCCCCACGGCATCCCGGTGGAGCGCGACCTACTGAACAAGTATGGCCGTCCCATCCTGGGGGCAACGGTCAAGCCCAAGCTGGGTCTCTCGGGGCGCAACTACGGACGGGTGGTCTACGAGGCCCTGGCGGGTGGGCTCGACTTCACCAAAGACGACGAAAACATCAACTCCCAGCCCTTCATGCGCTGGCGCGACCGCTTCAACTACGCCCAGGAGGCCGTATTGAAAGCTGAGCAAGCCTCGGGCGAGCGCAAGGGCCACTACATGAACGTGACCGCCGCCGACATGGAGCAGGTCTACGAGCGCCTCGAGTACGCCCGGGAAATCGGCTCGGTGATCGTGATGGTAGACCTGACCATGGGCTATACTGCACTGCAGTCGGTCTCCAAATGGTGCCACAAAAACGGCATGATTCTGCACCTGCACCGGGCCTCGCACGCCACCTTCACCCGCCAGAAGTCCCACGGGATTAACTTCCGGGTGCTGGCCAAGTGGATGCGGATGCTGGGGGTGGATCACATCCACGCCGGTACGGCGGTGGGAAAGCTCGAGGGCGACCCCAACCTGACCCGCGGCTACTACGACATCCTGCGCTTGCAACACGTCATGCCTGACCCGGTCAAGGGCATCTTCTTCGAGCAGGACTGGGGCTACCTGCCGGCGGTGATGCCGGTGGCTTCGGGGGGCATCCACGCCGGTCAGATGCACCAGCTTCTGGACTTGTTTGGCGACGATGTGGTCTTGCAGTTCGGCGGGGGCACCATCGGGCACCCCATGGGCATCGCGGCCGGGGCTACGGCCAACCGGGTGGCCCTGGAGGCCATGGTATTGGCCCGCAACGAGGGCCGCGACATCCTGGCCGAAGGCCCGCAAATTCTGCGGGAAGCCGCCAAGAATTCGCCGGCTTTGGCTTCGGCTCTAGAAATTTGGAAGGACGTTACCTTCGACTACACCTCCACCGATACCGCCGACGTACTGCCTACCCCCTCCATGTAGACCGCCTTTGAAGCACAGGAGATAACCATGCGTATCCACCAAGGAACCTTCTCTTTCCTGCCCGACCTGACCGACGAGCAGATCGAGCGTCAGATTGACTACATCCTCCGCAACGGCTGGTCGGTTTCCATCGAGTACACCGACGACCCCCACCCCTACAACACCTACTGGCACATGTGGGGCCTGCCCATGTTCGACCTCAAGGATGCCGCCGGCGCCATGTTCGAGTTCAAGAAGTGCCGTGAGGCCTTCCCCAACCACTACATCAAGATCAACGGCTTCGACCCCAGCCCCATGTGGCAGGCCCAGCGGGTGAGCTTTATTGCCCACCGGCCCACCCAAGACGACCCCGGCTTCCGCCTGAAGCGCACCCTGTGGGCAGAAGGGCGAATGCAGAAGTACGGCCTCGAGCCCTACGCCACCGATAAGCCCGCCGGGGAACGTTACTAGACTTGTTCGTCCCGCCCCTGGCCCAGGCTGGGGGTGGGACATCCCTAAAGGAAGGTGTTCATGACCGAGACCGCAAACCCCACCGACCTGAGGGCCCTCTTGCAACAGACCGGGGTACCCGAGGTGCTGGAGCGCCTGGATCGCGAGCTGGTGGGCCTGGCACCGGTCAAGACCCGCATCCACGAGATTGCGGCCTACCTGGTAGTGGACAAGCTGCGCCGCGAGCTGGGTCTGGTGGCCACTCGCCCGGTGCTGCACATGGCCTTCACCGGCAACCCCGGCACCGGAAAGACCACCGTGGCCCTGCGCATGGCCACCATCCTGCACCGGTTGGGCTACATACGGCGCGACCACCTGGTGGTAGCCAGCCGCGATGACCTGGTGGGCCAGTACATCGGCCATACCGCCCCCAAGACCAAGGAAGTCCTGAAGCGGGCCATGGGTGGGGTTTTGTTCATCGATGAGGCCTATAGCCTGTACCGCTCCGAAAACGAGCGGGACTACGGCCAGGAGACCATCGAAATCCTGTTGCAGGTGATGGAGAACCAGCGCGAAGACCTGGTGGTGATCCTGGCTGGCTACGAGGACAAGATGGAGCAGTTCTTTGCCCTCAACCCCGGGATGCGCTCGCGCATTGCCCACCACATCCGCTTCCCCGACTACACCGAAGAGGAGTTGGTGGCCATCGGCAAGCTCATGATTGCCGAGCAGAACTACTACCTGGATGAGGCCGCCGAGCGGGCCTTTGTGGAGTACGTCGGCTGCCGCAGGCGGCTGCCCAACTTTGCCAACGCCCGCAGCATCCGCAATGCCATAGACCGCTTCAAGCTGCGCCAGGCCAAGCGGCTGTTTGAGCGGGCCGGCCAGGTAACCCCCGATGACCTGCGCCGCATTGCCGAGGAGGATATCCGGGCCAGCGAGGTTTTCCGGGAGTGCGAGGAACTTATGAAAGGAGGCCAAGATGCCCCATAGACCCTTCATGCTCGGCATTGCGGGCGACTCGGGGGTGGGTAAGACCACCATCTCAAGCGGCATCGCCCGCCTGTTGGGCCAGGAACGCACCACCAACATCTGCGTAGACGACTACCACCGGTATGACCGCAAACAGCGGGCCGAACTCAAAATCACCCCGCTCAACCCCGAGTGCAACTACATGGACATCATGGAGCAGCACGTACGGCTGTTGTCGCTGGGTGAGCCCATCCTGAAGCCGGTCTACAACCATTCCACCGGCACCTTCGACCCGCCGGTCTACATCCCGGCCCCCCGGCCCATCGCCGAAGGGAACCGGCAGATTCCCCGGGCAGTAGTGCTCGAGGGTCTGCTCACCCTATTCTCCCAGCCCATGCGCGAGCGCTACCACCTGAAGGTCTACCTCGACCCCGAGGAAGACCTGCGGCGGGAGTGGAAGGTCAAGCGCGACGTGGCCAAGCGGGGCTACACCCCCGAGCAGGTGGTGGCCGACATCGAGCGGCGCATGCCCGACTCCAAGAGCTTCATCTGGCCGCAAAAAGAATTTGCCGACATTGTGGTGCGCTTCTACCGGCCCCCGGGCTACGACCCCGAGCAACCCAGCACCCTCTCGGTGCGCATCGCCCTCAAGCGCAGCCTGCCCAAGCTCGACCTGACCGAGGTGCTGCACTCGGCCTACGAGGACGAGCCCTCGGTGATCCGGCTCGAGGCCCGCAAAGAAGCCGATATCCTGGACATCTCGGGGGGCCTGGAACCCGAGCGGGCGGCGGTCTTCGAGCGGCTCATCTGGGAACAGCTCGGCCAGCACGCCGAACACTTCAACCCCGAGCTCATCGGCACCTTCTGGGACAAGGGTGGCCAGAGCTACCCCCTGGCCCTCACCCAACTGGTTATCGCGTATTATCTGGTACATATGCGTGAGCAGGCCATTCAAAAAGGAGCCCTGGCCTATGCCTAAGCTCCTGGTGGCGCCCTCCATCCTCACCGCCGACTTTGCCCGACTGGGCGAGCAAATCCGCGAGGCCGAGGCGGCGGGGGTGGATTGGATTCACCTGGATGTGATGGACGGGCGCTTTGTGCCCAACCTGACCTTTGGCCCCTTGGTGGTGGAGGCCATCCGCCGGGTGACCCGGCTTCCCCTGGACGTGCACCTGATGATCGTGGAGCCCGAGCGCTACCTGAAGGACTTCGCCCAGGCCGGCGCCGACTGGATTACGGTTCACTTTGAGGCCACCCCCCACGCCCACCGGGCAGTGCAGCAAATCAAGGAGCTAGGCAAGAAAGCCGGGCTGGCCCTCAACCCGGCCACGCCCCTGGAGGCCATGCTGCCCCTGTTACCCGAGCTCGATCTGGCCCTCTTGATGAGTGTAAACCCCGGTTTTGGGGGCCAAAAGTACATCCCGGGAAGCACCGAGCGCATCCGCCGCCTGCGGGGTTTGCGTGACCACCTGAACCCGTCCTGTCTGATCGAGGTAGACGGGGGCATCAAGCCCGAGAACGTGGCCGAGGTCTACCGGGCCGGGGTGGATGTGGTGGTGGCGGGCAGTGCTTTGTTCAACAATCGGCCGGTGGCCGAGAATATGGAAAAACTGTTAGGAGAAGTGTATGCCGTTGGCCCTAGGTAAAGACGTCCTCGACAAAGCACGGCGTGAAGGCTACGCCGTGCCCAGCTTCAACACCAACAACTTAGAGACCACCCAGGCCATCCTCGAGACCGCCGAGGCCCTCAGGGCCCCGGTCTTTATTCAGGTCTCGGATGGGGCCCGCAAGTACGCCGGGCTCGAGAACCTCTCCAATCTGGTGCGCGACATGGCCAGCCGGGTGAGCGTACCGGTGGTGCTGCACCTCGACCACGGTGCCGACTACAAGATGGTGCTACAGGCCCTGCGCGCGGGCTTTACCAGCGTGATGATCGACGCCTCGCACCACCCCTTCGAGGAGAACGTACACGAAACCAAAAAGTGCGTGGAGGCCGCGCACGCCGTAGGGGTCAGTGTGGAGGCCGAGCTAGGCCGCTTGCAGGGCATCGAGGACAACATCGTGGTGGAGGCCAAGGACGCCTTCCTCACCGACCCCGACGAGGCCGCCCGCTTCGTAGATGCCACCGGCATCGACTACCTGGCCATCGCCATCGGCACCTCGCACGGGGCCTACAAGGGCAAGGGGCGGCCCTACATAGATCACGCGAGGCTCGAGCAGATCGCCCAAAAGGTTTCCATCCCCTTGGTGCTGCACGGCTCCTCGGGGGTACCCCAGTGGCTCAAAGACAAAATGACCGCTACCGGAGCCGACCTCGGCGATCCCACCGGCATCCACGACGAGGACGTGCGCCGCTCCATCCCCAACGGCATCGCCAAAATCAACATTGATACCGACCTGCGCCTGGCCTTTACCGCGGGCATCCGCGAAGTGGTGATGGGCAACCCCAAGGAGTTTGACCCGCGCAAGATTCTGGGCAAGGGACGGGAGTACCTGAAGCAGGTCATCCGCGAAAAGTTCGAGCTGATGGGGACGGTGGGGCGGGCTTGAATCGTGTCGAGCAGCTCATCCAGGGCCTGCTCTGGCAGGCCCGCTGGGTGATGCTCCTGCCGGTGGTGGGCCTGCTGGCCGGGGCGGTCTACTTTGCAGTGCAGACCGGAGTGGAGGTCTGGCGGGCCCTTAGCTCGAGTAGCCTGGAAAAAGCCCTGCCCCTCATGGTGGGTGCGGTAGACCTGGCGCTGCTGGCCTCGGTGCTCATCATTTTTGCGCTGGGGCTTTACGAGCTCTTCATCGCCGAAGTGAACCGGCCCGAGGGCAGCTTGAACAATGTGCTGGTGGTGCGCAGCCTCAACGACCTCAAAACCAAGCTGGGCCAGGTCATCCTGATGATCCTGGTGGTAAAGTTCTTCGAGAAGGCCCAGGCTTTTTCACCCAAAGAAGCACTGGACTTTCTTTACTACGCCGGGGCGGTGGCCTTTTTGGGGGCAGCTTTGTGGCTGGTACAGGCCAAAGAAAAACCCGGCAAATAACCTTTAGTTATCCTTCAAATAACCCAAAGTAGCTTGCAAACCTTTTTTTAGGCGGCATACTGTAGGTTGGAGGTGACACAACTTGACCAAGCATAAACTTTCCCTACTCTTCTCCTCGACTTTGTTGTTGGCTCTAGGAGCCTATCTGTTCGGTGCGCAAACTGCTGTGGCCCAGGCCAGCCCTCTTTACGCCCAGTGCCAGGGCTGCCATCAGCCCACCGGTGCAGGCATGCCGGGAGTCTTCCCACCCCTCGCGGGCCACGTGCCCGAGATTCTGGCTGCCAAGGGGGGCCGTGAATACTTGATTCAAGTCCTTCTTCACGGTCTGCAGGGTCAAATTACCGTGAAGGGTGCTAAGTATCAGGGTGCCATGCCTTCCTACGCTCAGCTCAAAGACGAAGAGATTGCCGGCTTGCTCAACCACATCTCCACCCAGTGGGGTAACAAATTCCCTGCAGGCCAACAGCCTTTCACTGCCGCCGAAGTCAAGGCCCAACGCGGCAAGACCATGACCGCGGCCCAGGTGCTGGAAGCCCGCAACAAGCTCGGCCTCAAGTAGATTTGTCTGCAGTGTAGCCCGGACGAAAGTCCGGGTTTTTTTATTTATACCGGATTCAAAAAGATACTCTTCAAATCGGTGACGAACTAACCGAATCTGGTATAACTTAGTGGTCTGGTAACTAAATTTCCGAAGTTATGTACCGCACCCCGAATACATCGTTGTAGAGATTCCATCCCACTTCGGCCCCCGAGATGGCCTAAAAACGCCCTCCCTACCGCGTAGGGAGGGTGGGGGAGGGTATCAGGCAAGGCCCCCAATCCGCTGCGTGAAGGGCCAGGTCAGCCACCCCACCTGGCCTCCCCTACTGCGTAGGGGAGGGAAGGGGCGAAGCGGGGTGGGGTGCTTTTTGCATGACCGTACAGGCAAGACACCGAAGGCCCAGGTTTACGAGACACGGCGCGTTCTGAAGGCTAAACCCCATACTGCGTATTTTGTTACCAGACCACTAGAGCACTCCCGTTGGTCGGGTTAGTTCGTCACCAAATGGTGGCGAACTAACCGAATCTGGTATTACTGGGGGCTACTTGGATTAGCCCGCCTTGATGTAAGCAAACCCCTTGGCTTGCAGTTCGGCCACAGCCCCGACCCCCGATGGCACCCACTTGATGAAATCGTCTGAACGTAGCTTGCTTTCTGCAATGTTGTTGCGGGTGAAGGTAATCTGGCAGATGTAGTACTCCACACCCAACGCAGCCAACTGCTTAATGCGACTAAAAATGGCTTCTTGATCGAATTTATCGGCTGTCCAGGCCTGGGGCAGGCCCTCGAGGTCTTTCAGGAAAAACTTCACCCCTTGCCCGTGGGCCACCATCACCAACTTGAGCTTGAAGGGGTCGTTGTCGTAAACCGACAGATGGTTGCTCATGTTGGTCAGGGTCTGGGCAAAGCGATCTGGAGCGCCATAGTCGCAGTGATATAAAGCAGCCATGGGCGTTTCTTTTTTGAACTGGCTATAGCTTAGCTTGTCGTTGGCCTGGGCCTGGAGTAGAGGTAGTGCGCCCAACCAAGCAGCCAAACGGATCAGCCCCCTGCGATCTACCGGCTTCATACCGATACCTCCTTTGTGTATAGGCGCATCTTAAGCCGATGAAT
This genomic stretch from Meiothermus sp. harbors:
- a CDS encoding DsrE family protein; translated protein: MKPVDRRGLIRLAAWLGALPLLQAQANDKLSYSQFKKETPMAALYHCDYGAPDRFAQTLTNMSNHLSVYDNDPFKLKLVMVAHGQGVKFFLKDLEGLPQAWTADKFDQEAIFSRIKQLAALGVEYYICQITFTRNNIAESKLRSDDFIKWVPSGVGAVAELQAKGFAYIKAG